In Kordiimonas sp. SCSIO 12610, the following are encoded in one genomic region:
- a CDS encoding pyridoxal phosphate-dependent aminotransferase, whose product MSFLSHSLDRIKPSPTMAVTAKAAELKAAGNDVIGLGAGEPDFDTPENVKAAAIAAINAGDTKYTKVDGTPAVKNAIIEKFKRENGLSFTPDQISVNVGGKHTIYNALMATLNPGDEVVIPTPYWVSYPDITLLAGGTPIFVAASLETGFKITPEALEAAITPKTKWLIFNSPSNPSGAAYSESEIKALGEVLKRHENVWIFSDDIYEHITYEGFNFRTFSQVVPELAHRTLTMNGVAKAYAMTGWRIGFAGGDAKLIKAMAKIQSQSTSNPCSISQAATVEALTGPQDFMAERVKIFQTRRDMVVEMLNAAEGLTCPTPEGAFYVYPSLAGCIGKRTPAGKIIETDEDFVTYILEDYGVAAVQGAAFGLSPHFRVSYATSTEALTEACTRIQDACSKLS is encoded by the coding sequence ATGTCTTTTCTTTCACACTCGCTTGACCGCATCAAGCCATCACCCACTATGGCCGTTACAGCAAAAGCTGCCGAGTTAAAAGCCGCTGGAAATGATGTTATTGGCCTCGGTGCCGGTGAGCCAGATTTCGACACACCGGAAAATGTTAAAGCCGCAGCGATCGCTGCTATTAACGCAGGCGACACAAAATATACTAAAGTTGACGGCACACCAGCCGTTAAGAATGCAATCATTGAAAAGTTCAAACGTGAAAATGGTCTATCGTTCACGCCAGATCAGATCTCGGTTAATGTTGGCGGCAAACACACCATCTATAATGCATTGATGGCAACTTTGAACCCTGGTGACGAAGTGGTCATCCCGACACCCTACTGGGTAAGCTACCCCGATATCACATTGCTCGCTGGTGGCACGCCTATATTTGTTGCAGCATCGCTTGAAACAGGCTTCAAGATCACACCAGAAGCCCTCGAAGCCGCGATCACACCAAAAACGAAATGGCTAATTTTCAATTCGCCGTCTAACCCATCGGGCGCTGCCTATAGCGAAAGTGAGATCAAAGCCCTTGGCGAAGTTTTGAAGAGACATGAAAATGTCTGGATCTTTTCGGATGATATCTATGAACATATCACTTATGAAGGTTTCAATTTTAGAACGTTTTCGCAGGTTGTTCCCGAGCTTGCTCACCGTACCCTAACGATGAACGGTGTTGCCAAGGCCTATGCGATGACCGGCTGGCGTATTGGCTTCGCTGGCGGTGACGCTAAACTCATTAAAGCGATGGCAAAAATCCAGTCACAAAGTACATCAAATCCATGTTCGATCAGTCAGGCTGCAACAGTTGAGGCGTTGACTGGCCCGCAGGATTTCATGGCAGAGCGCGTGAAAATATTCCAAACCCGCAGGGATATGGTTGTTGAAATGCTTAACGCTGCTGAAGGCCTTACCTGCCCAACACCTGAAGGTGCATTCTATGTTTATCCGTCACTTGCGGGATGTATTGGCAAACGTACCCCAGCGGGGAAAATCATTGAAACTGACGAGGACTTTGTAACCTACATCCTCGAAGATTATGGTGTAGCAGCGGTACAAGGTGCTGCATTTGGACTTTCGCCGCATTTCCGCGTTTCCTATGCCACATCCACAGAAGCACTAACAGAGGCATGCACCCGAATTCAGGATGCATGCAGCAAACTAAGTTAG
- the uvrB gene encoding excinuclease ABC subunit UvrB — MIPDEANIPFVPHRPERPEKSEGGVKLEVVSDFEPSGDQPTAIAELVDGTRSGDRDQVLLGVTGSGKTYTMAKVIEATQRPALILAPNKTLAAQLYGEFKSFFPNNAVEYFVSYYDYYQPEAYVPRTDTYVEKEASINEQIDRMRHSATRAILERDDVIIVASVSCIYGIGSVETYTAMTFGIKTGDDIDTRDLARRLVAMQYTRNDQAFQRGTFRIRGDIIDIFPSHYEDRAWRLMMFGDEVEDIVEFDPLTGEKTRSLEAVKIYANSHYVTPRPTLDQARKGIKHELQQRLKEYEQQGRLLEAQRIEQRTTFDLEMMEATGSCAGIENYSRYLTGRNPGDPPPTLFEYIPENALLFVDESHVSVSQIGGMSRGDAKRKGTLADYGFRLPSCVDNRPLKFDEWDAMRPQSIYVSATPGDWELERTGGTFAEQIIRPTGLVDPEIDIRPVDTQVDDLMHEAKIMAAKGLRVLVTTLTKRMAEDLTEYLHENGVRVRYMHSDIDTLERIEIIRDLRLGSFDVLVGINLLREGLDIPECGLVAILDADKEGFLRSERSLVQTIGRAARNAEGRVILYADKITGSMERAIGETNRRREKQLAYNQEHGITPKTVKKNVGDIIEHTASGDYVTVDIGEDAVHRVGSNLKVHLAELTKKMQDAAENLEFEEAARLRDEIRRLEAGELGIEDKRLKPKGRSMGGKPGTRTKKAKSHRKMT; from the coding sequence ATGATTCCTGACGAAGCAAATATTCCTTTTGTTCCCCATCGGCCAGAGCGTCCTGAAAAATCTGAGGGCGGTGTCAAATTAGAAGTGGTTTCTGATTTTGAGCCATCAGGTGATCAGCCAACAGCGATTGCAGAGTTGGTTGATGGTACCAGATCAGGTGACAGAGATCAGGTATTACTTGGGGTTACTGGATCAGGTAAAACCTATACAATGGCGAAGGTTATTGAAGCGACACAGCGCCCTGCGCTTATTCTGGCGCCTAATAAAACCCTTGCTGCGCAATTGTACGGTGAATTTAAAAGCTTTTTTCCGAATAATGCCGTCGAATATTTTGTATCTTACTATGATTATTATCAACCAGAAGCTTATGTGCCACGTACTGATACCTATGTTGAGAAAGAGGCGTCAATCAACGAACAGATTGACCGAATGCGGCATTCGGCAACACGGGCTATCCTTGAGCGCGATGATGTAATTATCGTTGCCTCTGTTTCCTGTATATACGGTATTGGGTCCGTTGAAACCTATACTGCTATGACCTTTGGTATCAAAACAGGTGATGATATCGATACCCGTGATTTGGCACGCCGTCTTGTTGCTATGCAGTATACCCGCAACGATCAGGCCTTTCAGCGCGGAACCTTTAGAATTCGCGGTGACATTATTGATATCTTCCCTAGCCATTATGAAGACCGCGCATGGCGGTTAATGATGTTTGGTGATGAAGTTGAGGATATTGTTGAGTTTGATCCACTCACAGGTGAAAAAACCCGGTCACTTGAAGCAGTGAAAATTTATGCGAACAGCCACTATGTTACACCGCGCCCGACGCTTGATCAGGCGCGCAAAGGCATTAAGCACGAATTACAACAGCGTCTTAAGGAATATGAACAACAAGGGCGCTTGCTAGAAGCGCAGCGGATTGAACAGCGTACAACATTTGATCTTGAAATGATGGAAGCGACAGGAAGCTGCGCGGGCATTGAAAACTATTCCCGTTACCTCACTGGCCGTAACCCCGGCGATCCACCACCGACACTATTTGAATATATCCCTGAAAACGCACTTTTATTTGTTGACGAAAGCCATGTGAGTGTTAGTCAGATTGGCGGCATGAGCAGGGGGGATGCGAAACGCAAGGGAACGCTTGCTGATTATGGTTTCCGCCTGCCGAGCTGTGTTGACAACAGGCCGCTTAAATTTGATGAATGGGATGCCATGCGGCCACAATCCATTTATGTGTCTGCAACGCCTGGAGACTGGGAGTTAGAGCGTACAGGCGGTACCTTTGCTGAGCAAATTATCCGGCCAACTGGACTTGTTGATCCGGAAATTGATATTCGCCCTGTCGATACGCAAGTTGATGATCTGATGCATGAAGCCAAAATTATGGCTGCTAAGGGGCTGCGCGTTTTGGTAACAACCCTTACGAAGCGCATGGCAGAAGATTTGACAGAATATTTGCATGAAAATGGGGTTCGTGTCCGATATATGCATTCGGATATTGATACCTTGGAGCGGATTGAAATCATCCGTGACCTAAGGTTGGGGTCATTTGATGTTTTGGTTGGGATTAACTTGCTGCGTGAGGGATTAGATATCCCCGAATGTGGATTGGTGGCAATTCTGGATGCTGATAAGGAGGGTTTCCTCCGGTCCGAGCGATCGCTTGTACAAACCATTGGCCGAGCGGCGCGAAACGCCGAAGGTCGGGTTATCTTGTATGCAGATAAAATTACAGGATCAATGGAGCGTGCGATTGGTGAAACAAATCGTCGCCGCGAAAAGCAACTCGCCTATAATCAAGAGCATGGTATTACACCCAAAACCGTTAAGAAGAATGTTGGTGATATCATCGAACATACAGCAAGCGGTGATTATGTAACTGTTGATATTGGCGAAGATGCAGTTCACCGTGTCGGTTCGAATTTGAAGGTTCATTTGGCCGAACTTACGAAGAAAATGCAGGATGCCGCTGAAAACCTGGAATTTGAGGAAGCTGCGCGCTTGCGTGATGAAATCAGGCGATTAGAAGCCGGCGAACTTGGTATTGAGGATAAGCGGTTGAAGCCCAAAGGGCGCTCAATGGGTGGTAAGCCCGGCACACGCACGAAAAAAGCGAAGAGCCACCGCAAGATGACATAA